The following coding sequences lie in one Sedimentibacter sp. MB35-C1 genomic window:
- the moaA gene encoding GTP 3',8-cyclase MoaA, whose product MLDKKGRNIDYLRISLTDRCNLRCVYCMPEKGIEKKCHDEILRFEEIEKIIAACTTLGVKKVRFTGGEPLVLKGIDELIRYTASMPGIEDISLTTNGILLAEMAEDLKKAGLKRVNVSLDTLQPEKYKKITRGGDINKVYKAIEKCISLGMTPVKINAVLMRGMNDDEIGDFLRLTMDSPIQVRFIELMPIGEGIKYFEKCEMKVEEILEMYPELVPVKDDSRVASVYKLPGAAGKVGLISPVSCKFCEECNRIRLTSTGSIKPCLHSAEEVNLRPYINDDQKLLEVIKTAVYNKPAEHHLETEGKSDTKRMMFQIGG is encoded by the coding sequence ATGCTTGATAAAAAAGGTAGAAATATTGATTATTTAAGAATATCTCTTACAGATAGGTGTAATCTCCGATGTGTTTACTGCATGCCGGAAAAGGGCATTGAAAAAAAATGCCATGATGAAATACTCCGTTTTGAAGAAATTGAAAAAATAATCGCAGCCTGTACCACTCTTGGAGTTAAAAAGGTTAGGTTTACAGGAGGAGAGCCTCTTGTTCTCAAAGGAATAGATGAACTTATAAGATACACCGCATCTATGCCCGGTATTGAGGATATATCCCTTACAACAAATGGGATTCTGCTTGCAGAGATGGCTGAAGATTTAAAAAAAGCAGGTTTGAAACGTGTGAATGTAAGTTTGGATACTTTGCAGCCAGAAAAGTATAAAAAAATTACAAGAGGCGGAGATATAAATAAGGTTTACAAAGCAATTGAAAAATGCATTAGTTTGGGTATGACGCCTGTTAAAATCAATGCTGTGCTGATGCGAGGCATGAATGATGACGAAATAGGAGATTTTTTAAGATTAACAATGGACAGTCCTATTCAGGTAAGGTTTATAGAACTTATGCCCATTGGTGAGGGTATTAAATATTTTGAAAAATGCGAAATGAAGGTTGAAGAAATATTAGAGATGTATCCTGAACTTGTGCCGGTTAAAGATGATAGCAGGGTGGCTTCAGTGTACAAGCTTCCAGGTGCTGCGGGCAAAGTAGGACTTATAAGTCCAGTAAGCTGTAAGTTTTGCGAAGAATGTAACCGCATAAGGCTAACTTCAACGGGTTCTATTAAGCCATGCCTTCATTCTGCAGAAGAAGTTAATTTAAGACCATATATTAACGATGATCAAAAATTGCTTGAAGTAATTAAAACGGCTGTTTATAATAAACCGGCAGAACATCATTTAGAAACTGAAGGAAAAAGTGACACAAAAAGAATGATGTTTCAAATAGGAGGCTAG
- a CDS encoding molybdenum cofactor biosynthesis protein B translates to MVRTGVLTISDKGSRNERIDLTGPAIKDTLEPSIYSVEYYNIIPDEMDLICEELIKMCDELHLDLILTNGGTGFSKRDVTPEATMKVIKKQVPGIPEAMRQKSLAITPKAMLSRATAGIRDNTLIINLPGSPKGAVENLNFILPALPHGIEILNGTGGECAR, encoded by the coding sequence ATGGTAAGAACTGGAGTACTTACAATAAGCGACAAAGGATCGAGGAACGAAAGGATAGATTTAACCGGCCCCGCTATAAAAGATACATTAGAGCCGAGCATATACTCGGTTGAATATTATAATATAATACCTGATGAAATGGATTTAATATGTGAGGAATTAATAAAAATGTGTGATGAGCTTCATCTAGATTTGATTCTCACAAACGGAGGGACAGGGTTTTCAAAGAGAGATGTAACTCCTGAAGCTACGATGAAAGTAATAAAAAAACAAGTTCCGGGTATTCCGGAGGCCATGAGACAAAAGTCGCTTGCAATAACTCCTAAGGCAATGCTTTCCAGAGCAACTGCAGGTATTAGAGATAATACACTGATTATTAATTTGCCTGGAAGTCCGAAGGGAGCAGTTGAAAACTTGAATTTTATTCTTCCTGCACTGCCGCACGGAATAGAAATTCTTAACGGAACCGGAGGAGAATGTGCCAGATAG
- a CDS encoding metal-dependent transcriptional regulator produces MKIQESAEMYLETILILSKESPPVRSIDIANELEYTKPSVSVGMKNLRENGYIEMDADSYITLTEKGMAIAKSVYEKHILLSEWLTFLGVNKKTATEDACRIEHVISEESFEAIKRHVQKHN; encoded by the coding sequence TTGAAAATTCAGGAATCTGCTGAGATGTACCTTGAGACAATCTTGATTTTATCAAAGGAAAGCCCCCCGGTACGTTCAATTGACATTGCAAATGAACTTGAATATACAAAACCCAGTGTCAGTGTTGGAATGAAAAATCTTCGCGAAAACGGTTATATTGAAATGGATGCTGATAGCTATATTACATTAACTGAAAAAGGCATGGCAATAGCAAAATCTGTGTATGAGAAACACATTTTATTATCTGAATGGCTTACCTTCTTAGGAGTAAACAAAAAAACAGCAACAGAAGACGCATGCCGCATTGAACATGTTATCAGCGAAGAAAGCTTTGAAGCCATTAAAAGGCACGTACAAAAACATAATTAA
- a CDS encoding DUF2325 domain-containing protein, producing MSIVIIGGNERMVCQYEDICKNYGYKVKVFAKENGSLKKKIGAPDLMVLFTNTVSHKMVISAVGEAKRNNIPVARIRSSSATALNTLLEEHVSRNSKA from the coding sequence TTGAGTATTGTAATTATAGGTGGTAATGAAAGAATGGTATGTCAATACGAAGATATATGCAAAAATTATGGATACAAAGTAAAAGTTTTTGCAAAGGAAAATGGATCGTTAAAGAAAAAAATCGGAGCACCTGACTTGATGGTTCTTTTCACAAATACAGTATCTCATAAAATGGTCATCAGCGCAGTAGGAGAAGCCAAGCGAAACAACATACCTGTTGCAAGAATTCGTTCAAGCAGTGCCACCGCATTAAACACTTTGTTAGAGGAACATGTATCAAGAAATAGTAAGGCTTAA
- the megL gene encoding methionine gamma-lyase, whose translation MENLSEMKFATRAVHAGYKKNEYGALATPIYQTSTFIFDSAEQGGRRFALEEEGYIYTRLGNPTSTQVEDKLANLENAEASVSMASGIGAITSVLWSALKEGDHVVAAKTLYGCTFAFLNHGLSKFGVTTTFVDTSDPENVRKAMKPNTRVVYLETPANPNMLISDIEKISAIAHENKGCIVVVDNTYCTPYIQRPLDLGADVVVHSATKYLNGHGDVIAGFAAGKQEFINEVRLVGIKDMTGSVLSPFDAYLINRGMKTLQIRMEKHCSNAQKVAEFLETHPAVEKIAYPGLKSFPQYELAKKQMALPGAMIAFEIKGGLEAGRKLMNSLNLCALAVSLGDTETLIQHPASMTHSPYTPEERALSGITEGLVRLSIGLEDAEDIINDLKQALDLLV comes from the coding sequence ATGGAAAACTTAAGTGAAATGAAATTTGCAACCAGAGCTGTGCATGCAGGATACAAAAAAAACGAATACGGTGCTCTTGCAACACCAATTTATCAGACATCAACTTTTATATTTGATTCAGCAGAACAAGGTGGGAGAAGATTTGCATTAGAAGAAGAAGGATATATTTATACAAGACTTGGAAATCCAACCAGCACTCAGGTGGAAGATAAGCTTGCAAATCTTGAGAATGCAGAGGCCTCTGTTTCAATGGCATCAGGAATTGGAGCAATTACATCTGTATTATGGTCTGCTTTAAAGGAAGGTGACCATGTAGTAGCTGCAAAAACTTTGTATGGATGTACATTTGCATTTTTAAATCACGGATTATCGAAGTTTGGTGTAACTACAACTTTCGTGGATACATCTGATCCGGAAAATGTAAGAAAGGCCATGAAACCTAATACAAGAGTGGTGTACTTAGAAACTCCAGCTAATCCTAATATGCTTATATCAGACATAGAAAAAATTTCTGCCATAGCTCATGAAAATAAAGGATGTATTGTTGTGGTTGATAATACGTATTGTACTCCATATATACAAAGACCTTTAGATTTAGGTGCAGATGTTGTTGTTCATTCTGCAACAAAATACTTGAACGGTCATGGAGACGTAATTGCCGGATTTGCCGCAGGAAAACAGGAGTTTATAAATGAAGTAAGGCTTGTGGGCATTAAGGATATGACAGGTTCAGTACTTAGCCCCTTTGATGCTTATTTAATAAATAGGGGAATGAAAACTTTGCAAATCCGAATGGAAAAACATTGTTCAAACGCCCAAAAAGTTGCAGAGTTCCTTGAAACGCATCCTGCAGTCGAAAAAATAGCTTACCCGGGGCTGAAAAGCTTTCCGCAATATGAATTAGCAAAAAAACAGATGGCGCTACCAGGTGCAATGATTGCTTTTGAAATAAAGGGAGGGCTGGAAGCAGGAAGAAAATTAATGAATAGTTTGAATCTGTGTGCTCTGGCAGTAAGCCTGGGAGATACTGAAACATTAATACAGCATCCGGCTTCAATGACACATTCTCCTTACACACCTGAGGAAAGAGCATTATCAGGTATAACAGAAGGTCTTGTTAGACTGTCAATTGGGTTGGAAGATGCTGAAGATATAATTAATGATCTAAAACAGGCACTAGATTTGTTGGTTTAA
- a CDS encoding sigma-54-dependent Fis family transcriptional regulator — protein sequence MEAKKIKLTAAEDRPHITYETLSVLHKYDVGLIWMEVYAYVAYIKLMPVEDDVWENIKRELQNLSCWESLEEIDLFPFEEKDTEMKNVLDVILHGVTLLNRNGDIKYFNNFAAEKIFNTEGKDITGTNINKYIDCDKYLIQLRSNTTKKNIVREKMTIGNQLYEVKLQPIINEENVLSSYLLSFYDVDTDMYDRYDNPITFKDIYAESNKMLETIDRGKLYSKSDSPVLITGESGTGKELFARAIHNESKRKNKPFIAINCAAIPDQLLESELFGYEGGTFTGGRKEGKAGIFEIASGGTVFLDEIGDMASHLQAKLLRVLQEKKVRRVGGVKEVSVDVRLISATNQNIDEMVKNKEFRLELLFRINIFNLSIPSLRERKEDLPILYEHFTNMHAKRYHKEITGIDKDAMRKLINYNWPGNVREFQNVLERAVALATSKEIMPRDIVLNYAILPEENSSSGSLKEYIEKLEKKKIIESLRQSKSIREAARNLEVTHTLLINRMKKYNINLNQISNY from the coding sequence ATGGAAGCAAAGAAAATTAAATTAACAGCCGCAGAAGACAGGCCACATATTACTTATGAGACGTTATCCGTGCTTCATAAATATGATGTAGGATTAATTTGGATGGAGGTTTACGCTTATGTAGCATATATTAAATTGATGCCTGTAGAGGATGATGTGTGGGAAAATATCAAAAGAGAGCTGCAAAATTTAAGCTGTTGGGAATCGCTTGAAGAAATAGATCTTTTTCCTTTTGAAGAAAAAGATACGGAAATGAAAAATGTATTGGATGTTATTTTACATGGTGTAACGCTGCTGAATAGAAATGGAGATATTAAATATTTTAATAATTTTGCAGCCGAAAAAATATTCAATACAGAGGGCAAGGATATAACCGGAACCAACATCAATAAGTATATTGACTGTGATAAGTATTTAATCCAGTTAAGAAGCAATACTACAAAGAAAAACATTGTAAGAGAAAAAATGACAATTGGAAATCAGCTTTATGAAGTTAAGTTACAGCCGATTATCAATGAGGAAAACGTATTGAGCAGCTATTTGTTGTCATTTTATGATGTTGATACCGATATGTATGACCGCTATGATAATCCAATAACCTTTAAAGACATCTACGCAGAAAGCAACAAAATGCTTGAAACCATTGATCGAGGAAAACTATATTCAAAATCCGATTCTCCTGTATTAATAACAGGCGAAAGCGGTACGGGAAAAGAGCTTTTTGCAAGAGCCATACATAATGAAAGTAAAAGAAAAAATAAACCGTTCATAGCAATTAATTGCGCGGCAATTCCTGATCAGCTGCTTGAAAGTGAGCTTTTCGGTTATGAGGGGGGGACGTTTACAGGCGGCAGAAAAGAAGGCAAAGCTGGCATATTTGAAATAGCAAGCGGCGGAACAGTTTTTTTGGATGAAATAGGAGATATGGCTTCTCATCTTCAGGCAAAACTGCTAAGAGTGCTACAAGAAAAAAAAGTGAGAAGGGTAGGCGGCGTAAAAGAAGTAAGCGTTGATGTAAGATTGATTTCGGCGACAAATCAAAATATTGATGAAATGGTAAAAAATAAAGAATTTAGATTGGAACTTCTCTTTAGAATCAACATTTTTAATTTGTCAATTCCTTCGCTTCGCGAAAGAAAGGAGGATCTTCCCATACTATATGAGCATTTTACGAATATGCATGCTAAAAGGTATCATAAGGAAATAACAGGGATAGATAAGGACGCAATGCGTAAGCTCATAAACTATAATTGGCCGGGAAATGTGCGGGAATTCCAGAATGTTTTGGAAAGAGCTGTAGCTCTTGCAACATCAAAGGAAATAATGCCTAGAGACATAGTGCTTAATTATGCTATCCTTCCGGAGGAAAATTCAAGTTCCGGCTCTCTAAAGGAATATATTGAAAAACTTGAAAAAAAGAAAATTATAGAAAGTCTTCGACAGTCAAAGAGCATCAGAGAAGCCGCCAGAAATCTTGAGGTTACCCATACTCTTCTTATTAACAGAATGAAAAAATACAATATAAATTTAAATCAAATATCAAATTATTAA
- a CDS encoding nitroreductase family protein, whose translation MDNIYYIINNRSSCRNFSDREVSDECLEKILNAACKSPSAGGFQAYSIIKIKNSKTKKKLAELCRNQMFIEKAPVCLLFCIDYRRIKKICDVLPAPCEAINNFMDFWMAVLSTAICAHTACLAAEAENLKSVYVGNIINTVDKVSELLNIPKYVCPSVMVVLGYPKNKPVMSEKYNRTVLVHDEKYKDIEINSLNNEYENKYENWNMKPTKKLVDSIYDTCLKYNGIEMAEKFRSNALNFNKISAYQFWFGYYYLKQDDFLDLSGYVNYMKKQGFKWLE comes from the coding sequence ATGGATAATATCTATTACATAATAAATAACCGTTCAAGCTGCAGAAACTTCTCAGACAGAGAAGTTTCGGACGAATGTCTTGAAAAAATCCTGAATGCAGCATGCAAATCACCGTCGGCAGGAGGGTTTCAAGCATATTCCATTATAAAAATAAAAAATAGTAAAACAAAGAAAAAGCTTGCAGAGCTTTGCAGAAACCAAATGTTTATAGAAAAAGCACCGGTGTGCTTATTATTCTGCATAGACTACAGAAGAATAAAGAAAATTTGTGACGTATTACCTGCTCCATGTGAAGCAATAAATAATTTTATGGACTTTTGGATGGCCGTACTCAGTACGGCCATATGTGCTCATACGGCTTGCCTTGCAGCTGAGGCTGAAAATTTGAAATCAGTTTATGTGGGGAATATAATAAATACTGTTGACAAGGTATCTGAACTTTTGAATATTCCTAAATATGTATGTCCGTCGGTAATGGTTGTTTTGGGATACCCTAAAAATAAACCTGTGATGTCTGAAAAATATAACAGAACTGTATTGGTGCACGACGAAAAATATAAAGATATTGAAATTAATAGTCTTAATAATGAATATGAGAATAAATATGAAAATTGGAATATGAAACCTACAAAAAAACTAGTCGACAGTATTTACGATACATGCTTAAAGTATAATGGAATAGAAATGGCTGAAAAGTTTAGAAGCAATGCATTGAATTTCAATAAAATCAGCGCATATCAGTTCTGGTTTGGATATTATTATTTAAAGCAGGATGATTTCCTTGATTTAAGCGGTTATGTTAATTACATGAAAAAACAAGGATTTAAATGGTTAGAATGA
- a CDS encoding DUF917 domain-containing protein, which translates to MKKLTKQDLHDILLGAAIVGTGGGGSLKEGIELVDKAYDEGFEFTLAEINEIPDDALIASPYTCGSIGELSQEQKSKYDALPKIKEAKEVRAIKVLEEYFGNEFYGVIATELGGGNTAAALNVAARLGKPIVDADPAGRSVPCLQHSTLFLNDVSITPMGLANEFGDSMVITNVANDDRAELFARQTAVASFNSVGVVDHPGYWKNLKNALIKNTITYCLEIGRTARAAKEEGRNFAYDVAEKFNGYVVFEGEITEADWEDREGFTFGNLSISGEGEYSGQKLDIWFQNEYIMSWKNGEVFATAPDSINIYNRDEKMPLLNPNGKPGMKVTVFVLKAFEEWRTKEAVDIFGPRFFGYNMDYRRIEDII; encoded by the coding sequence ATGAAAAAACTAACAAAACAAGATTTGCATGATATACTACTAGGCGCTGCCATAGTAGGAACAGGAGGCGGCGGAAGCCTTAAAGAAGGAATTGAATTAGTAGATAAGGCATATGATGAAGGATTTGAATTTACGCTGGCAGAAATCAATGAAATACCAGACGATGCTTTAATCGCAAGTCCATACACATGTGGCTCAATAGGAGAACTTTCTCAAGAACAGAAAAGCAAATATGATGCTTTGCCTAAAATAAAAGAAGCAAAAGAAGTAAGAGCAATAAAAGTTTTAGAAGAGTACTTCGGAAATGAATTTTACGGCGTTATAGCAACTGAATTGGGTGGAGGAAACACTGCTGCAGCACTTAATGTGGCAGCAAGGCTTGGGAAACCTATAGTGGATGCAGACCCGGCAGGTAGAAGTGTGCCGTGCCTACAGCATTCAACTTTGTTTTTAAATGATGTTTCCATAACACCTATGGGCCTGGCAAATGAATTTGGGGACTCTATGGTTATAACAAACGTGGCAAATGATGACAGAGCTGAACTTTTTGCTCGACAGACAGCAGTTGCAAGCTTCAATTCAGTAGGAGTCGTTGACCATCCGGGATATTGGAAAAATCTAAAGAATGCTCTGATAAAAAATACAATTACATATTGCCTGGAAATTGGAAGGACAGCAAGAGCCGCAAAAGAAGAAGGAAGAAATTTTGCTTATGATGTGGCTGAAAAGTTCAACGGATATGTAGTGTTTGAGGGTGAAATAACCGAAGCTGACTGGGAAGACAGGGAAGGATTTACTTTCGGAAACCTGAGCATCAGCGGAGAGGGAGAATACAGCGGGCAAAAGCTTGATATATGGTTTCAAAACGAATATATAATGTCATGGAAAAACGGAGAAGTTTTTGCAACTGCACCGGATTCAATAAACATTTATAATCGGGATGAAAAGATGCCGCTGCTTAATCCTAACGGAAAACCCGGTATGAAAGTTACGGTTTTTGTCCTAAAGGCATTTGAAGAATGGAGAACAAAAGAAGCGGTTGATATATTCGGGCCGAGATTTTTTGGATACAATATGGATTATAGAAGAATTGAGGATATAATTTAA
- a CDS encoding aminopeptidase: protein MKLLEFELQNAADRLIKEMLQVKKGETVVITADTCSNEQVVNATASSVYAAGGKPMVIYTSTPSGVGKAADFDLPVEALGGALKHADVWIEYNKQWLLYSTPFEIAFSGNKKIRYINLVEMNPDLMIRNIGNIDMLLLAEFMQKFTNMNINTKAYRVTTPAGTDLTFKTNPNHLVCNDSGDASKPGMNMMPGQLNIVPEFDSIQGTIVFDGSLVPPFRLLDAPVKLTIKNSTITNIEGGNQAEQFAGWLKSFGDPNMYKLAHMAYGLNPGARLTGDIVEDERVWGCVEWGIGYVSPIDAPPKGQDAKSHCDGICLNASVWLDDVQVLDKGKFIHKELKDYEDKIFKRA from the coding sequence ATGAAATTATTAGAGTTTGAATTGCAAAATGCAGCAGACAGATTAATTAAGGAAATGCTTCAGGTAAAAAAAGGAGAAACAGTGGTAATTACTGCAGACACATGCTCAAATGAGCAAGTTGTTAATGCAACTGCGTCAAGCGTGTACGCTGCAGGCGGGAAACCCATGGTTATATATACTTCCACTCCCAGCGGCGTAGGAAAGGCAGCAGATTTTGATCTTCCTGTAGAAGCTCTTGGAGGCGCATTAAAGCATGCAGATGTATGGATTGAATATAACAAGCAGTGGCTTTTGTATTCCACTCCGTTTGAAATTGCTTTCAGCGGCAACAAAAAAATAAGATATATAAATCTTGTGGAAATGAATCCGGATCTAATGATAAGAAATATAGGCAATATAGATATGCTGCTTCTTGCCGAATTTATGCAGAAGTTTACAAATATGAATATTAATACGAAGGCTTACAGGGTTACTACTCCGGCAGGAACAGACTTGACTTTCAAAACTAATCCAAATCACTTGGTTTGTAATGATTCAGGCGATGCATCAAAACCCGGTATGAATATGATGCCTGGGCAGTTAAACATTGTGCCGGAATTTGACAGCATACAAGGTACTATAGTGTTTGATGGTTCTCTTGTTCCACCTTTCAGACTTTTAGATGCGCCTGTCAAGCTGACAATTAAAAACAGCACGATAACAAATATAGAAGGGGGAAATCAGGCCGAACAATTTGCCGGCTGGCTAAAGAGTTTCGGAGATCCTAATATGTATAAACTGGCTCACATGGCTTACGGGCTGAACCCCGGGGCAAGATTGACAGGAGACATAGTTGAAGATGAAAGAGTGTGGGGATGCGTTGAATGGGGTATAGGCTATGTAAGTCCAATAGATGCACCGCCAAAGGGACAAGATGCAAAATCACACTGCGACGGAATTTGCCTGAATGCTTCAGTATGGCTGGACGATGTGCAAGTGTTGGATAAAGGAAAATTTATCCACAAAGAATTAAAAGATTACGAAGATAAAATATTTAAGAGGGCATAA
- a CDS encoding ABC transporter ATP-binding protein, producing MSELILEIKNLKKYFPVKGSKATFVKAVDGVSLNMAKGEVLGLVGESGCGKSTLVSTVLNLTHPTEGEVIFDGKNIYTLGKREMRETRKNIQIVFQDPFWSLNPRMLVKDIIGEPLSVQTKLSNVEILEKIGELLDMVGLPKDGAYKYPHEFSGGQRQRIAIARALSLMPKLVVLDEPTSSIDVISQAQILSLLDDLKEKFNLTYIVISHDLSVVSYMSDKIAVMYLGKLVEYGKTDLIFNSPKHPYTEALFAAIPDINTDNIEDMKTLEGNIPSSINPPAGCRFHTRCQYACDVCKLKEPELIKLNDGRLIACHRYKN from the coding sequence ATGAGTGAATTAATATTAGAAATAAAGAATTTAAAAAAGTACTTTCCTGTTAAAGGCAGTAAGGCGACTTTTGTCAAAGCGGTTGACGGGGTTTCGCTGAATATGGCAAAAGGGGAAGTATTAGGGCTTGTTGGAGAATCGGGATGCGGCAAATCAACGTTGGTAAGTACGGTATTGAACTTGACACATCCTACGGAAGGCGAAGTAATTTTTGACGGGAAAAACATATATACTCTTGGGAAAAGAGAAATGAGAGAAACACGAAAAAATATTCAGATAGTTTTTCAGGATCCATTCTGGTCTTTGAATCCAAGAATGCTCGTTAAGGATATAATAGGAGAGCCGTTAAGTGTACAAACAAAATTGAGTAATGTTGAGATATTAGAAAAAATTGGTGAACTTTTGGATATGGTGGGTTTGCCGAAAGACGGAGCATACAAGTATCCACATGAGTTCAGCGGAGGTCAAAGGCAGCGTATTGCAATAGCGAGGGCGCTGTCTCTGATGCCTAAGCTTGTCGTACTTGATGAACCAACATCTTCAATAGATGTTATATCACAGGCGCAAATACTAAGTCTTCTTGATGACTTGAAAGAAAAGTTTAATTTAACTTATATAGTTATATCTCATGATTTAAGTGTTGTGAGTTATATGTCAGATAAGATAGCAGTTATGTATCTAGGTAAGCTTGTAGAATATGGAAAAACTGATTTAATATTTAATAGCCCTAAACATCCATACACAGAAGCCCTTTTTGCAGCTATACCGGATATTAATACCGATAACATTGAAGATATGAAGACCCTCGAAGGAAACATACCAAGCTCGATTAATCCTCCGGCAGGATGCAGGTTTCATACGCGATGTCAGTATGCATGTGACGTATGCAAGTTAAAAGAGCCTGAACTTATAAAATTAAATGATGGAAGATTAATTGCATGTCATAGGTATAAAAATTAA